In Paenibacillus guangzhouensis, a single window of DNA contains:
- a CDS encoding DUF3955 domain-containing protein has translation MKLKYWLASIPFCISVICLAISAMIGSSIDPDGILREPFFLIPIAYLFLFSGIISLLYIGISTAIRKKRT, from the coding sequence ATGAAACTCAAATATTGGCTAGCATCGATCCCATTCTGCATAAGTGTCATCTGCCTTGCGATCAGTGCGATGATCGGTTCAAGCATCGATCCGGACGGAATCTTACGTGAGCCCTTCTTCCTCATCCCGATCGCATACCTCTTCTTGTTCAGTGGCATCATCTCACTGCTATACATTGGCATTTCAACAGCGATCAGAAAAAAACGTACCTAA
- a CDS encoding Ger(x)C family spore germination protein — protein sequence MRMKCKMIMLMFAGSTLIAGCVQSNVLEKLGISVAIGFDGLPNDKLNVTSVILNPTPESPKKSEVITTIANSGKGARIRINSMLSHSSVSGQVRVVMFDRKLAKEGVSDVVENLTRDPFLGDSIYLAMSDGSANELLSYTYPQIPDIGTFLYEMIQQHIQDDWVPSCTVQDYRSAMYSIGGDAVLPLLKKKDENVEISGLVLFRDDKAVGEIDPSEGYLLKLLRGKQKEYLKEINVKRSELRPYLLNEEEGNVHIVFSNIGRKVRIDLTSMKPIQFKVRVHMDVELQEITDHYNFSNDKAIRLLQKKIGEEMTKETNQLIQKLQRMKSDAIGFGNVYRSSVRNAHLTRKKWEKMYPEAKVETQFKVNLIRTGTIE from the coding sequence ATGAGAATGAAGTGCAAAATGATTATGCTAATGTTTGCAGGCTCTACCCTGATCGCAGGATGCGTACAGTCAAATGTGCTTGAGAAACTCGGCATAAGCGTCGCTATTGGATTTGACGGATTGCCGAATGACAAGCTTAACGTGACGTCCGTCATTCTCAATCCAACGCCAGAATCCCCGAAGAAATCTGAAGTGATCACGACGATCGCGAACAGCGGCAAAGGAGCTCGAATTCGGATCAATAGCATGCTGTCGCATTCCTCGGTCAGCGGACAAGTTCGGGTCGTGATGTTCGATAGAAAGCTCGCAAAGGAAGGCGTCTCGGATGTCGTTGAGAATCTGACCCGTGATCCGTTCCTTGGGGACAGTATTTATCTGGCTATGAGCGATGGATCGGCGAATGAGCTATTGTCGTATACCTATCCGCAAATTCCCGATATTGGCACATTCCTATATGAGATGATCCAACAGCATATTCAAGATGATTGGGTTCCTTCTTGTACGGTTCAGGATTATCGCAGTGCGATGTACAGCATTGGAGGCGATGCCGTCCTTCCACTCCTGAAGAAGAAAGATGAAAATGTCGAGATCTCTGGGCTCGTCTTATTTCGGGATGATAAGGCAGTAGGCGAGATCGATCCGAGTGAAGGCTACTTGCTCAAGCTGCTGCGCGGCAAGCAGAAGGAGTATTTGAAAGAAATCAATGTTAAACGTAGCGAATTGAGGCCTTACTTGCTGAATGAAGAGGAAGGGAACGTTCATATCGTATTCTCCAATATTGGCAGGAAAGTGCGTATCGATCTCACCTCCATGAAACCTATCCAATTCAAAGTCCGTGTCCACATGGATGTCGAATTGCAGGAAATTACGGATCACTATAACTTCAGTAACGACAAAGCGATTCGGCTCCTTCAGAAAAAAATCGGCGAGGAAATGACGAAAGAAACGAATCAGTTGATTCAAAAGCTGCAGCGCATGAAATCAGACGCCATCGGATTCGGCAATGTGTATCGAAGTTCGGTTCGGAACGCACATTTGACACGCAAAAAGTGGGAGAAAATGTACCCTGAAGCGAAAGTAGAGACGCAATTCAAAGTGAATCTGATCCGGACAGGGACAATCGAATGA
- a CDS encoding GerAB/ArcD/ProY family transporter has product MSNPEQASTKYQFNAYMLMFLIPSVQIGVGVFGFQRYIYNESGHDAWLSVILAGLVTHLMMWMMITTMKKHDDQDLYDIHRNLFGKWFGNGLNVVIMLYFLTNMTAIVRTYIEAVQSWIFPDYPTWLLSLILVILMVYGSLGGIRAALQLCFMSFILISATTLLFYYPLQYADWRRILPIYDTTVQHLVAGAMKMGFTIAGFEVIFFVYSHVKDKEKALRYAQGSILFTNLLYLFIMVISIVYFSENQMPKTIWGSINLLKIIKYPFLERIEFIAIPFWMFVIVPGLMLLTWILVRGTTRLFHWNQKLLIYAIAIIILVASICFQNRRQINTLNDYIGKYSVIVSYYYPCLLFILTSIRQWWKHQKGSQKS; this is encoded by the coding sequence ATGTCTAATCCCGAACAAGCATCAACCAAATACCAATTCAATGCGTATATGCTGATGTTTCTGATCCCAAGCGTTCAAATTGGCGTCGGTGTCTTCGGCTTTCAGCGGTACATTTACAATGAATCTGGGCATGACGCATGGCTCTCGGTCATTCTCGCCGGACTCGTCACGCATCTCATGATGTGGATGATGATCACGACGATGAAGAAACACGATGATCAGGATCTTTATGATATACACCGTAATCTGTTCGGCAAATGGTTCGGCAACGGCTTGAATGTTGTGATCATGCTCTATTTCCTCACGAATATGACGGCGATCGTTCGAACCTATATTGAAGCCGTACAATCATGGATTTTTCCTGATTATCCAACTTGGTTACTTAGTTTAATCTTAGTCATCCTGATGGTATATGGCAGTCTTGGGGGAATACGCGCAGCTCTGCAGTTGTGTTTTATGAGCTTCATTCTGATTTCTGCGACGACGTTATTGTTCTATTATCCGCTGCAATACGCAGATTGGCGGCGGATTCTGCCGATCTATGATACGACCGTGCAGCATCTGGTGGCGGGTGCGATGAAGATGGGGTTTACGATCGCAGGGTTTGAGGTGATTTTTTTCGTATACTCGCATGTTAAAGATAAGGAAAAGGCGCTTCGGTATGCGCAAGGCAGCATCCTGTTCACGAATTTGCTGTATCTTTTCATTATGGTCATCTCCATTGTGTATTTCAGCGAGAATCAAATGCCCAAGACGATCTGGGGGTCGATAAACTTATTGAAAATCATTAAATACCCGTTTCTCGAACGCATAGAATTTATCGCCATTCCATTCTGGATGTTCGTCATTGTACCGGGATTGATGCTGCTAACTTGGATTCTTGTACGGGGGACGACGAGGTTGTTCCATTGGAATCAGAAGCTATTGATTTATGCGATTGCCATCATCATCCTTGTCGCCTCGATTTGCTTCCAGAATCGTCGGCAGATAAACACGTTGAATGATTATATCGGAAAATATTCAGTGATTGTCTCCTATTACTATCCGTGCCTATTATTCATCTTGACTTCCATTCGTCAATGGTGGAAGCATCAGAAGGGGAGCCAGAAATCATGA
- a CDS encoding spore germination protein: protein MTDFVETLRAELTSRLHDHTNFILRAVSNHTAVCYIPELVDIDLLSNFVLSPLLQSKWLTNEAEVMRLLMIGDVRSVDTMDAAVPFLMKGWAYIAAPMYGIVANVANLPKRQISAPENETTILGPMLAFSEALETSTALLRSNIPDTTLSSEDLKIGNKRHTSVRLMFMSDRVEQHCINVVRQRIERLQDNDVTGSAELLHIIQDNDSSIFPQMLLTERVDLACHSLLEGKIIILVDGSQLAIIGPSEFTDFFLSTEDRYMGWGIGTFLRCLRMLALFISVYLTPAYVAALTFHYEIIPSSLLVSLIESRSKVPFPPLFETLILEITMELLREAGARLPTKVGQTMGIVGGIVIGQAAVQAGFTSNILIMLVALAALGSFATPNYFMSSTLRLVRYPMVIFAGLWGSIGIVSISVLVAIHLVRQTSLGQPYFYPIHPNHQTNTLSQDLLLPEPKGLSATGQSIRKFLKSFRLSSLWTGNIDD from the coding sequence ATGACGGATTTCGTTGAGACGTTAAGGGCTGAATTGACTTCGCGATTACATGATCATACGAACTTCATCTTGCGTGCTGTTTCGAACCATACCGCCGTGTGTTATATCCCCGAACTGGTAGACATTGATCTCCTTAGCAATTTCGTCTTAAGCCCGCTGCTGCAATCCAAATGGCTTACAAATGAAGCAGAAGTGATGCGTTTGTTGATGATTGGAGATGTTCGGTCAGTAGATACGATGGATGCTGCCGTCCCTTTCCTCATGAAAGGATGGGCATACATTGCTGCTCCCATGTATGGCATCGTGGCAAACGTGGCGAACCTGCCCAAACGGCAGATTAGCGCACCGGAGAATGAGACGACGATCCTCGGGCCGATGCTCGCCTTCTCGGAAGCACTGGAGACGAGTACGGCGCTCCTGCGTTCCAACATCCCTGACACGACACTCAGTAGTGAGGATTTGAAGATCGGCAACAAACGTCATACATCGGTTCGGCTGATGTTCATGTCTGATCGCGTGGAACAACACTGCATCAACGTGGTGCGGCAGCGGATCGAGCGTCTACAAGATAATGACGTCACAGGCAGTGCCGAATTGCTGCATATCATTCAAGACAACGACAGCAGCATATTTCCGCAAATGCTATTAACGGAGCGGGTTGATCTGGCTTGCCATTCTCTGCTGGAAGGCAAGATCATCATTCTCGTCGATGGAAGTCAGTTAGCGATTATCGGTCCGAGCGAATTCACGGATTTTTTCTTATCCACGGAAGACCGCTACATGGGGTGGGGGATTGGGACGTTTCTCCGCTGCCTGCGGATGCTCGCATTGTTCATCTCTGTCTATTTAACCCCTGCTTATGTGGCTGCTTTGACGTTTCACTATGAGATCATTCCATCCTCCTTGCTCGTGTCGCTTATTGAATCGAGATCAAAAGTACCTTTTCCACCATTATTCGAGACGCTTATTCTTGAGATTACGATGGAACTGCTGCGGGAAGCTGGCGCTAGGTTGCCGACGAAGGTGGGTCAGACAATGGGTATCGTAGGCGGTATTGTCATCGGGCAAGCAGCGGTTCAGGCAGGCTTTACGAGCAATATTCTCATTATGTTGGTTGCGCTTGCCGCACTCGGCTCTTTTGCAACGCCGAATTATTTCATGAGCAGCACGCTTAGACTTGTCCGCTATCCGATGGTTATCTTTGCTGGTTTATGGGGGAGTATCGGAATCGTATCGATCTCCGTACTCGTGGCCATTCATTTAGTTCGTCAGACTAGTTTGGGGCAACCTTATTTCTATCCCATTCATCCGAATCATCAAACGAATACGTTAAGTCAGGACCTGCTATTGCCGGAGCCGAAGGGTCTATCCGCGACAGGACAGAGCATCCGTAAATTCTTGAAATCATTCCGTCTATCTTCGTTGTGGACGGGCAATATCGACGACTAA
- a CDS encoding PadR family transcriptional regulator, which produces MSIKHAILGILSWKPSTGYELKKIFEDSTTMYWSGNNNQIYKSLVQLLNEGLVTNEVQHQESSPSKKIYSITEEGLTSLREWVLTEPEAPEIKNNFLIQLAWADLLSDEELNELFSEYENKINLQIAYQKEKMRRGEHTPNRNPREVMLWNKISENLLSSYYNELNWVQDIRKELATIPRQ; this is translated from the coding sequence ATGTCAATCAAGCATGCCATATTGGGAATTCTGAGCTGGAAGCCTTCAACGGGATATGAGTTAAAGAAAATCTTCGAAGACTCTACAACGATGTATTGGTCCGGCAACAACAATCAAATTTACAAATCGCTGGTTCAACTCTTGAATGAAGGTCTCGTAACGAATGAAGTCCAGCATCAAGAGAGCTCGCCGTCGAAGAAAATCTACAGCATTACGGAGGAAGGCCTTACGAGTCTGAGAGAATGGGTGCTTACGGAGCCCGAAGCGCCAGAGATCAAGAATAATTTCTTAATTCAACTCGCATGGGCCGATTTGTTAAGCGATGAAGAGCTGAACGAGCTATTCAGCGAATATGAGAATAAAATCAATCTCCAAATCGCTTACCAAAAGGAAAAAATGAGACGTGGCGAACATACACCCAATCGAAATCCACGCGAAGTCATGTTATGGAACAAAATATCCGAAAACCTGCTCTCTTCCTACTACAATGAATTGAATTGGGTGCAGGACATTCGGAAAGAGCTAGCAACAATACCAAGACAATAA
- a CDS encoding DUF4180 domain-containing protein yields the protein MQYTIIEHANKKMVEVISSDPPLRTEQDAVDVIAVNFEHDTTLLLLHYHALDADFFQLRTRVAGAMIQKWINYHVKTAAIIPQDLVNQGRFQEMVLEMNKRSSQFRVFDSREDAANWLAS from the coding sequence ATGCAATACACCATAATTGAACATGCGAACAAAAAAATGGTGGAAGTTATCTCTTCCGATCCGCCGCTTCGAACTGAACAAGATGCGGTTGATGTGATTGCGGTAAACTTTGAACACGACACAACCCTTCTGCTGCTGCACTACCATGCGCTCGATGCAGATTTTTTCCAGCTTCGGACGAGGGTGGCCGGGGCGATGATTCAGAAGTGGATCAATTATCATGTGAAAACAGCGGCGATCATCCCTCAAGATCTTGTGAACCAAGGCAGGTTCCAAGAGATGGTCCTCGAGATGAACAAAAGAAGCAGCCAATTTCGCGTATTCGACTCCAGAGAAGATGCTGCGAATTGGTTGGCCAGCTAG